In Drosophila santomea strain STO CAGO 1482 chromosome 3L, Prin_Dsan_1.1, whole genome shotgun sequence, a single window of DNA contains:
- the LOC120448593 gene encoding GATOR complex protein Iml1 isoform X2 → MKLYKLNTHTRGCNKSYDADLVMNLKDHPNANVGDVVEIYAPDEENGTHLLLQITEFNGSCGRDVISIESGIAIAFKMRSYSNVVMRIVNPADVALDSIEITFKDQYMGRSEMWRLKTYLTDTCVYVNKKIDYNDMQIRCQVYEMWSQGERVASGVITEDTKIVFRSSTSMVYLFLQMSSEMWDFDIHGDLYFEKAVNGFLTELFQKWRKLSCNHEVTIVLFSRTFYAAKSLDEFPEHMRDCLQQDYKGRFYEDFYRVAIQNERCDDWCTVLGQLRKLFTSYQATVLRYHERENMEIPPATNSSATQGNFLEVLNISLNTFEKHYLDRTFDRTGQLSVVITPGVGVFSVDRELTNITKQRIIDNGVGSDLVCVGEQPLHAVPLLKFHNKDTTLTSADDYSLPHWINLSFYSTNKKIAYSSFIPRIKLPLFGSQLTLHDGVGEGEGEENERHFLSCNQSEYKHNSLFDYDAYDEQIFQPLPAQSTCSLQRVVRAKKTSVPSLETYAYRNNDWENLTPTQIPAMRRKMSDPDIHHGTSAMLAALQPDTTNLSESLASEKNSRRAIVSIAPIVRPGRALINPFDPSQVTIKLTSNRRRWTHIFPKGPTGVLIQQHHYQAVPAKPNQPGQQRPLQQIQSICQSGSNNNNDQEDYGCDSGEQYDRVSSHTLISKSASSQSFVMGDEKIDFFKRRQNSLMNPLPANVPNLTATQAKSYLWGATGEQEWTPAITTVKHLRPIVEGEHHHLGGLEALRAVDSPPDAEAGSGRGKIIIGVDWKSLTIPACLPITTDYFPDKRSLNNDYVISDYTLLPDDVNHDYAQSRAVYRKPLSTEEVCKEIVSQRLAQGFQLIVVDEKPPTAGGCSSASAVLPVKPPCETNKEYLLSIGRIFHKISLSGSVITVTGYRPRHPYPPINVDYRYRFHAPQHETYEISGVNFTTEKLENFNWNHMDLYICTRGDVDYPLMESLKYWRYRMYLLPRENIVSKIASCQRCDIFPDVTADNTREQVEDFVRLIEAVSKLKRQYARKARDSPIAHITKRRHSTSIISRPQPNQGLTNSPFRERVGSNRLPEKRPSINVRPKLENGRIPRIFPATDAAAAPGIAARDDQDDGFPVDIKFSPNATLPEIFEAMKHPVNGVGFFSQTQSLPSCTFVSYDALMWLKTRLNNGRHPLDLLEAMRKERMICHASGDWKKPVVPGFVFYYVVQQDKNAKDYAPPLDDYSAFVNEWLEIEFQGCSFLWHDEPVTTPVPNFLRDSPAPQSWTETSSNKRVYRQSHLEIDVNQKSDRMEWGHVKHHTVLQPRFAFEIVVEWVTSSGPIVADLIGGWMRKANQFNFLVSVPADPMAEPFTKKSDPLRGPIFIPLCTTFLPNGATLFDEFPEESRADRMLFLQEAILGKFGFLPCVLEKKYSVGKDLPKEYQYVHCTGNMFALIRCATNNYQVESPILKEANVTRCVYGHTNNTNVPKKVGFLWAWNHMIPNKKWKAQTINNSADGELFQLKMLKDFREFCSNSDQRLSTFWTQSQELKRRAQKFENNNNNTEEVKLK, encoded by the exons ATGAAGCTGTACAAGCTGAACACGCACACGCGTGGCTGCAACAAATCCTACG ATGCGGACTTGGTGATGAATCTGAAGGATCATCCCAACGCCAATGTGGGCGATGTTGTCGAAATCTATGCCCCAGACGAGGAGAACGGCACCCACCTGCTGCTCCAAATCACCGAGTTCAATGGGAGCTGTGGCCGGGATGTGATCAGCATTGAATCGGGAATCGCCATTGCCTTCAAGATGCGTTCGTACTCCAATGTGGTGATGCGCATTGTAAACCCGGCGGATGTGGCCCTGGACTCGATAGAGATTACCTTCAAAGACCAGTACATGGGTCGCTCGGAAATGTGGCGCCTGAAAACCTACCTG ACGGACACCTGTGTGTATGTGAACAAGAAGATTGACTACAACGACATGCAGATTCGGTGCCAGGTGTACGAGATGTGGTCGCAGGGCGAGCGTGTGGCCAGCGGTGTCATCACAGAGGACACCAAGATTGTCTTCCGCAGCAGCACTTCGATGGTGTACCTCTTCCTGCAGATGTCCTCCGAGATGTGGGACTTTGACATCCACGGTGACCTGTACTTTGAAAAGGCAGTCAATGGGTTTCTGACTGAGCTGTTTCAAAAGTGGCGGAAATTGAGCTGTAACCACGAGGTGACCATCGTGCTCTTCTCCCGCACCTTCTACGCGGCCAAGAGCCTGGACGAGTTTCCCGAGCACATGCGCGACTGCCTGCAGCAGGACTACAAGGGTCGCTTCTACGAGGACTTCTACCGCGTGGCCATCCAGAACGAGCGATGCGATGATTGGTGTACTGTGCTAGGCCAGCTCCGAAAGCTATTCACCTCCTACCAG GCCACAGTACTGCGGTATCACGAACGGGAGAACATGGAGATTCCCCCGGCCACCAATTCTTCAGCCACTCAGGGTAACTTCTTGGAGGTTCTGAACATTTCGCTGAACACTTTCGAAAAGCATTATCTGGACAGAACGTTCGACCGCACCGGACAGCTCTCCGTGGTGATAACCCCAGGAGTGGGTGTCTTTTCCGTGGATCGCGAGCTAACCAATATCACTAAGCAACGCATTATTGACAATGGAGTGGGTAGTGATCTGGTCTGTGTGGGAGAGCAGCCACTGCATGCGGTTCCACTACTTAAATTCCACAACAAAGACACCACGTTGACCTCTGCCGATGACTACTCGCTGCCCCACTGGATAAACTTGAGCTTCTACTCCACAAACAAGAAGATTGCGTACTCCAGCTTTATACCACGGATCAAGCTGCCTCTGTTTGGATCCCAGTTGACACTCCACGATGGCGTAGGCGAAGGGGAAGGCGAGGAGAACGAGCGACACTTTCTGAGCTGCAATCAGTCAGAGTATAAGCACAACTCCCTCTTCGATTACGATGCGTATGATGAACAGATTTTCCAGCCGCTTCCCGCGCAGAGTACTTG CTCTCTGCAGCGTGTAGTACGGGCTAAGAAGACTTCGGTGCCCAGTTTAGAGACCTATGCTTATAGGAACAACGACTGGGAGAACCTCACGCCAACTCAAATCCCAGCTATGCGACGCAAGATGTCTGATCCCGACATTCACCACGGCACCTCTGCCATGCTTGCTGCCTTG CAACCGGATACAACCAACCTCTCAGAGTCGCTGGCCTCAGAGAAGAACTCACGCAGGGCGATCGTGAGCATTGCCCCCATAGTGCGTCCGGGTCGCGCCCTGATCAACCCCTTTGATCCCTCGCAAGTGACCATAAAGCTGACCTCCAATCGCCGCCGCTGGACGCACATCTTCCCGAAAGGCCCAACAGGTGTGCTCATACAGCAGCATCATTATCAAGCGGTTCCCGCAAAACCCAATCAGCCGGGTCAGCAGAGACCATTGCAGCAGATCCAGAGCATCTGCCAATCCggtagcaacaacaacaatgaccAGGAGGATTACGGCTGTGACAGTGGAGAGCAGTACGACCGAGTGTCCAGCCATACGCTGATCAGCAAGTCAGCCTCCTCGCAGAGCTTTGTGATGGGTGATGAGAAGATTGATT TCTTCAAGCGGCGTCAGAACTCGCTGATGAACCCCCTGCCCGCCAATGTGCCCAACCTGACGGCCACCCAGGCGAAGTCCTACCTCTGGGGAGCCACCGGGGAGCAAGAATGGACACCAGCAATTACAACGG TCAAGCATCTGAGGCCGATCGTCGAGGGCGAGCATCATCATCTGGGCGGCCTGGAGGCACTAAGGGCAGTAGACTCGCCCCCCGATGCGGAGGCGGGCAGCGGAAGAGGAAAGATCATCATAG GCGTCGATTGGAAGTCGCTTACGATACCCGCCTGTCTGCCCATCACCACGGACTACTTCCCGGACAAGCGTTCACTGAACAACGACTATGTGATATCGGATTACACTCTGCTGCCCGATGATGTCAATCACGATTATGCCCAGAGTAGAGCCGTTTACCGCAAGCCCCTGTCCACGGAGGAGGTGTGCAAGGAGATCGTGTCGCAGCGCTTGGCTCAGGGCTTCCAGCTAATCGTGGTCGACGAGAAGCCTCCGACTGCGGGCGGTTGCTCCTCGGCATCTGCAGTGCTGCCGGTGAAGCCGCCGTGCGAGACCAACAAGGAGTACCTCCTCTCCATTGGCCGCATCTTTCACAAGATCTCGTTGAGCGGCTCGGTGATCACGGTCACAGGTTACAGACCCAG ACACCCGTATCCGCCGATAAACGTGGACTACCGATACCGTTTCCATGCGCCACAGCACGAGACCTACGAAATCTCCGGCGTGAACTTCACCACCGAGAAGCTGGAGAACTTCAACTGGAACCACATGGACCTGTACATCTGCACGCGCGGTGATGTGGATTACCCACTCATGGAG AGCCTCAAGTACTGGCGCTATCGCATGTACCTGCTGCCCAGGGAGAACATTGTGAGCAAGATAGCCAGTTGTCAGCGATGCGACATATTCCCCGATGTGACTGCGGATAACACCCGGGAGCAGGTCGAGGACTTTGTCCGACTGATCGAGGCGGTCAGCAAGCTAAAGCGGCAGTATGCGCGCAAGGCGAGA GACAGCCCCATCGCCCACATAACCAAGCGGAGACACAGTACCAGCATTATATCCAGGCCTCAGCCTAACCAG GGACTCACGAACTCTCCGTTCCGGGAGCGAGTCGGCAGCAATCGACTGCCGGAGAAGCGACCCAG CATCAATGTGCGCCCCAAACTGGAGAACGGTCGGATTCCACGGATCTTTCCCGCCACCGATGCTGCGGCAGCCCCAGGAATCGCCGCCAGAGATGATCAGGACGATGG TTTTCCGGTTGACATTAAGTTCAGCCCGAATGCCACGCTGCCCGAAATCTTTGAGGCCATGAAGCACCCAGTGAACGGAGTGGGCTTCTTCTCGCAGACGCAGTCGCTCCCCTCCTGCACCTTTGTGTCCTACGACGCGCTAATGTGGCTGAAAACCCGCCTGAACAACGGACGACATCCTCTGGATCTCCTGGAGGCCATGCGCAA AGAGCGGATGATCTGTCATGCCTCGGGGGATTGGAAGAAGCCTGTGGTGCCTGGCTTTGTCTTCTACTATGTGGTGCAGCAGGACAAAAACGCCAAAG ATTATGCCCCGCCTTTGGATGATTACAGCGCTTTTGTAAACGAGTGGCTGGAGATCGAGTTTCAGGGTTGTAGTTTTCTCTGGCACGATGAGCCCGTGACCACTCCGGTGCCCAATTTCCTGAGGGACTCGCCTGCTCCCCAATCCTGGACAGaaaccagcagcaaca AGCGGGTGTATCGACAGTCGCATTTGGAGATCGATGTGAACCAGAAGAGCGATCGAATGGAGTGGGGTCATGTGAAGCATCACACAGTGCTGCAGCCAAGATTCGCCTTTGAGATAGTGGTAGAGTGGGTCACTTCATCGGGTCCTATTGTGGCTGACTTG ATTGGCGGCTGGATGCGCAAGGCGAATCAGTTCAATTTCCTGGTATCAGTGCCAGCTGATCCCATGGCAGAGCCTTTCACCAAGAAGTCAGATCCTCTAAGAGGACCCATTTTCATTCCGCTTTGCACTACATTCCTGCCCAATGGAGCTACTCTTTTCGATG AATTCCCCGAGGAAAGCAGAGCAGACAGAATGCTGTTCCTCCAGGAAGCCATTTTGGGCAAGTTTGGATTCCTGCCCTGCGTTTTGGAGAAGAAGTACAGCGTCGGCAAAGAT CTGCCCAAGGAGTACCAGTACGTGCACTGCACGGGCAACATGTTTGCCTTGATCCG CTGCGCTACGAACAATTACCAGGTGGAATCGCCCATCCTAAAGGAGGCAAATGTCACGCGCTGCGTCTATGGACACACTAACAACACGAACGTGCCCAAGAAAGTGGGTTTCTTGTGGGCGTGGAACCACATGATTCCGAACAAAAAGTGGAAGGCGCAGACCATAAACAACTCCGCGGACGGGGAGCTCTTTCAGCTGAAGATGCTAAAGGACTTCCGCGAGTTCTGCTCGAACAGCGATCAGCGGCTGTCCACTTTCTGGACCCAATCCCAGGAATTGAAGCGCAGGGCTCAGAAATTCGagaataacaataacaacaccGAGGAGGTGAAGCTGAAGTAA
- the LOC120448593 gene encoding GATOR complex protein Iml1 isoform X1 has product MKLYKLNTHTRGCNKSYDADLVMNLKDHPNANVGDVVEIYAPDEENGTHLLLQITEFNGSCGRDVISIESGIAIAFKMRSYSNVVMRIVNPADVALDSIEITFKDQYMGRSEMWRLKTYLTDTCVYVNKKIDYNDMQIRCQVYEMWSQGERVASGVITEDTKIVFRSSTSMVYLFLQMSSEMWDFDIHGDLYFEKAVNGFLTELFQKWRKLSCNHEVTIVLFSRTFYAAKSLDEFPEHMRDCLQQDYKGRFYEDFYRVAIQNERCDDWCTVLGQLRKLFTSYQATVLRYHERENMEIPPATNSSATQGNFLEVLNISLNTFEKHYLDRTFDRTGQLSVVITPGVGVFSVDRELTNITKQRIIDNGVGSDLVCVGEQPLHAVPLLKFHNKDTTLTSADDYSLPHWINLSFYSTNKKIAYSSFIPRIKLPLFGSQLTLHDGVGEGEGEENERHFLSCNQSEYKHNSLFDYDAYDEQIFQPLPAQSTCSLQRVVRAKKTSVPSLETYAYRNNDWENLTPTQIPAMRRKMSDPDIHHGTSAMLAALQPDTTNLSESLASEKNSRRAIVSIAPIVRPGRALINPFDPSQVTIKLTSNRRRWTHIFPKGPTGVLIQQHHYQAVPAKPNQPGQQRPLQQIQSICQSGSNNNNDQEDYGCDSGEQYDRVSSHTLISKSASSQSFVMGDEKIDFFKRRQNSLMNPLPANVPNLTATQAKSYLWGATGEQEWTPAITTVKHLRPIVEGEHHHLGGLEALRAVDSPPDAEAGSGRGKIIIGVDWKSLTIPACLPITTDYFPDKRSLNNDYVISDYTLLPDDVNHDYAQSRAVYRKPLSTEEVCKEIVSQRLAQGFQLIVVDEKPPTAGGCSSASAVLPVKPPCETNKEYLLSIGRIFHKISLSGSVITVTGYRPRHPYPPINVDYRYRFHAPQHETYEISGVNFTTEKLENFNWNHMDLYICTRGDVDYPLMESLKYWRYRMYLLPRENIVSKIASCQRCDIFPDVTADNTREQVEDFVRLIEAVSKLKRQYARKARDSPIAHITKRRHSTSIISRPQPNQGLTNSPFRERVGSNRLPEKRPSINVRPKLENGRIPRIFPATDAAAAPGIAARDDQDDGFPVDIKFSPNATLPEIFEAMKHPVNGVGFFSQTQSLPSCTFVSYDALMWLKTRLNNGRHPLDLLEAMRKERMICHASGDWKKPVVPGFVFYYVVQQDKNAKGDYAPPLDDYSAFVNEWLEIEFQGCSFLWHDEPVTTPVPNFLRDSPAPQSWTETSSNKRVYRQSHLEIDVNQKSDRMEWGHVKHHTVLQPRFAFEIVVEWVTSSGPIVADLIGGWMRKANQFNFLVSVPADPMAEPFTKKSDPLRGPIFIPLCTTFLPNGATLFDEFPEESRADRMLFLQEAILGKFGFLPCVLEKKYSVGKDLPKEYQYVHCTGNMFALIRCATNNYQVESPILKEANVTRCVYGHTNNTNVPKKVGFLWAWNHMIPNKKWKAQTINNSADGELFQLKMLKDFREFCSNSDQRLSTFWTQSQELKRRAQKFENNNNNTEEVKLK; this is encoded by the exons ATGAAGCTGTACAAGCTGAACACGCACACGCGTGGCTGCAACAAATCCTACG ATGCGGACTTGGTGATGAATCTGAAGGATCATCCCAACGCCAATGTGGGCGATGTTGTCGAAATCTATGCCCCAGACGAGGAGAACGGCACCCACCTGCTGCTCCAAATCACCGAGTTCAATGGGAGCTGTGGCCGGGATGTGATCAGCATTGAATCGGGAATCGCCATTGCCTTCAAGATGCGTTCGTACTCCAATGTGGTGATGCGCATTGTAAACCCGGCGGATGTGGCCCTGGACTCGATAGAGATTACCTTCAAAGACCAGTACATGGGTCGCTCGGAAATGTGGCGCCTGAAAACCTACCTG ACGGACACCTGTGTGTATGTGAACAAGAAGATTGACTACAACGACATGCAGATTCGGTGCCAGGTGTACGAGATGTGGTCGCAGGGCGAGCGTGTGGCCAGCGGTGTCATCACAGAGGACACCAAGATTGTCTTCCGCAGCAGCACTTCGATGGTGTACCTCTTCCTGCAGATGTCCTCCGAGATGTGGGACTTTGACATCCACGGTGACCTGTACTTTGAAAAGGCAGTCAATGGGTTTCTGACTGAGCTGTTTCAAAAGTGGCGGAAATTGAGCTGTAACCACGAGGTGACCATCGTGCTCTTCTCCCGCACCTTCTACGCGGCCAAGAGCCTGGACGAGTTTCCCGAGCACATGCGCGACTGCCTGCAGCAGGACTACAAGGGTCGCTTCTACGAGGACTTCTACCGCGTGGCCATCCAGAACGAGCGATGCGATGATTGGTGTACTGTGCTAGGCCAGCTCCGAAAGCTATTCACCTCCTACCAG GCCACAGTACTGCGGTATCACGAACGGGAGAACATGGAGATTCCCCCGGCCACCAATTCTTCAGCCACTCAGGGTAACTTCTTGGAGGTTCTGAACATTTCGCTGAACACTTTCGAAAAGCATTATCTGGACAGAACGTTCGACCGCACCGGACAGCTCTCCGTGGTGATAACCCCAGGAGTGGGTGTCTTTTCCGTGGATCGCGAGCTAACCAATATCACTAAGCAACGCATTATTGACAATGGAGTGGGTAGTGATCTGGTCTGTGTGGGAGAGCAGCCACTGCATGCGGTTCCACTACTTAAATTCCACAACAAAGACACCACGTTGACCTCTGCCGATGACTACTCGCTGCCCCACTGGATAAACTTGAGCTTCTACTCCACAAACAAGAAGATTGCGTACTCCAGCTTTATACCACGGATCAAGCTGCCTCTGTTTGGATCCCAGTTGACACTCCACGATGGCGTAGGCGAAGGGGAAGGCGAGGAGAACGAGCGACACTTTCTGAGCTGCAATCAGTCAGAGTATAAGCACAACTCCCTCTTCGATTACGATGCGTATGATGAACAGATTTTCCAGCCGCTTCCCGCGCAGAGTACTTG CTCTCTGCAGCGTGTAGTACGGGCTAAGAAGACTTCGGTGCCCAGTTTAGAGACCTATGCTTATAGGAACAACGACTGGGAGAACCTCACGCCAACTCAAATCCCAGCTATGCGACGCAAGATGTCTGATCCCGACATTCACCACGGCACCTCTGCCATGCTTGCTGCCTTG CAACCGGATACAACCAACCTCTCAGAGTCGCTGGCCTCAGAGAAGAACTCACGCAGGGCGATCGTGAGCATTGCCCCCATAGTGCGTCCGGGTCGCGCCCTGATCAACCCCTTTGATCCCTCGCAAGTGACCATAAAGCTGACCTCCAATCGCCGCCGCTGGACGCACATCTTCCCGAAAGGCCCAACAGGTGTGCTCATACAGCAGCATCATTATCAAGCGGTTCCCGCAAAACCCAATCAGCCGGGTCAGCAGAGACCATTGCAGCAGATCCAGAGCATCTGCCAATCCggtagcaacaacaacaatgaccAGGAGGATTACGGCTGTGACAGTGGAGAGCAGTACGACCGAGTGTCCAGCCATACGCTGATCAGCAAGTCAGCCTCCTCGCAGAGCTTTGTGATGGGTGATGAGAAGATTGATT TCTTCAAGCGGCGTCAGAACTCGCTGATGAACCCCCTGCCCGCCAATGTGCCCAACCTGACGGCCACCCAGGCGAAGTCCTACCTCTGGGGAGCCACCGGGGAGCAAGAATGGACACCAGCAATTACAACGG TCAAGCATCTGAGGCCGATCGTCGAGGGCGAGCATCATCATCTGGGCGGCCTGGAGGCACTAAGGGCAGTAGACTCGCCCCCCGATGCGGAGGCGGGCAGCGGAAGAGGAAAGATCATCATAG GCGTCGATTGGAAGTCGCTTACGATACCCGCCTGTCTGCCCATCACCACGGACTACTTCCCGGACAAGCGTTCACTGAACAACGACTATGTGATATCGGATTACACTCTGCTGCCCGATGATGTCAATCACGATTATGCCCAGAGTAGAGCCGTTTACCGCAAGCCCCTGTCCACGGAGGAGGTGTGCAAGGAGATCGTGTCGCAGCGCTTGGCTCAGGGCTTCCAGCTAATCGTGGTCGACGAGAAGCCTCCGACTGCGGGCGGTTGCTCCTCGGCATCTGCAGTGCTGCCGGTGAAGCCGCCGTGCGAGACCAACAAGGAGTACCTCCTCTCCATTGGCCGCATCTTTCACAAGATCTCGTTGAGCGGCTCGGTGATCACGGTCACAGGTTACAGACCCAG ACACCCGTATCCGCCGATAAACGTGGACTACCGATACCGTTTCCATGCGCCACAGCACGAGACCTACGAAATCTCCGGCGTGAACTTCACCACCGAGAAGCTGGAGAACTTCAACTGGAACCACATGGACCTGTACATCTGCACGCGCGGTGATGTGGATTACCCACTCATGGAG AGCCTCAAGTACTGGCGCTATCGCATGTACCTGCTGCCCAGGGAGAACATTGTGAGCAAGATAGCCAGTTGTCAGCGATGCGACATATTCCCCGATGTGACTGCGGATAACACCCGGGAGCAGGTCGAGGACTTTGTCCGACTGATCGAGGCGGTCAGCAAGCTAAAGCGGCAGTATGCGCGCAAGGCGAGA GACAGCCCCATCGCCCACATAACCAAGCGGAGACACAGTACCAGCATTATATCCAGGCCTCAGCCTAACCAG GGACTCACGAACTCTCCGTTCCGGGAGCGAGTCGGCAGCAATCGACTGCCGGAGAAGCGACCCAG CATCAATGTGCGCCCCAAACTGGAGAACGGTCGGATTCCACGGATCTTTCCCGCCACCGATGCTGCGGCAGCCCCAGGAATCGCCGCCAGAGATGATCAGGACGATGG TTTTCCGGTTGACATTAAGTTCAGCCCGAATGCCACGCTGCCCGAAATCTTTGAGGCCATGAAGCACCCAGTGAACGGAGTGGGCTTCTTCTCGCAGACGCAGTCGCTCCCCTCCTGCACCTTTGTGTCCTACGACGCGCTAATGTGGCTGAAAACCCGCCTGAACAACGGACGACATCCTCTGGATCTCCTGGAGGCCATGCGCAA AGAGCGGATGATCTGTCATGCCTCGGGGGATTGGAAGAAGCCTGTGGTGCCTGGCTTTGTCTTCTACTATGTGGTGCAGCAGGACAAAAACGCCAAAGGTG ATTATGCCCCGCCTTTGGATGATTACAGCGCTTTTGTAAACGAGTGGCTGGAGATCGAGTTTCAGGGTTGTAGTTTTCTCTGGCACGATGAGCCCGTGACCACTCCGGTGCCCAATTTCCTGAGGGACTCGCCTGCTCCCCAATCCTGGACAGaaaccagcagcaaca AGCGGGTGTATCGACAGTCGCATTTGGAGATCGATGTGAACCAGAAGAGCGATCGAATGGAGTGGGGTCATGTGAAGCATCACACAGTGCTGCAGCCAAGATTCGCCTTTGAGATAGTGGTAGAGTGGGTCACTTCATCGGGTCCTATTGTGGCTGACTTG ATTGGCGGCTGGATGCGCAAGGCGAATCAGTTCAATTTCCTGGTATCAGTGCCAGCTGATCCCATGGCAGAGCCTTTCACCAAGAAGTCAGATCCTCTAAGAGGACCCATTTTCATTCCGCTTTGCACTACATTCCTGCCCAATGGAGCTACTCTTTTCGATG AATTCCCCGAGGAAAGCAGAGCAGACAGAATGCTGTTCCTCCAGGAAGCCATTTTGGGCAAGTTTGGATTCCTGCCCTGCGTTTTGGAGAAGAAGTACAGCGTCGGCAAAGAT CTGCCCAAGGAGTACCAGTACGTGCACTGCACGGGCAACATGTTTGCCTTGATCCG CTGCGCTACGAACAATTACCAGGTGGAATCGCCCATCCTAAAGGAGGCAAATGTCACGCGCTGCGTCTATGGACACACTAACAACACGAACGTGCCCAAGAAAGTGGGTTTCTTGTGGGCGTGGAACCACATGATTCCGAACAAAAAGTGGAAGGCGCAGACCATAAACAACTCCGCGGACGGGGAGCTCTTTCAGCTGAAGATGCTAAAGGACTTCCGCGAGTTCTGCTCGAACAGCGATCAGCGGCTGTCCACTTTCTGGACCCAATCCCAGGAATTGAAGCGCAGGGCTCAGAAATTCGagaataacaataacaacaccGAGGAGGTGAAGCTGAAGTAA